The proteins below are encoded in one region of Buttiauxella gaviniae:
- the tssJ gene encoding type VI secretion system lipoprotein TssJ — protein MKSHRIALLLLATSALLTGCSSEQTTTAETEQQAIDRVIAPFAQGAITASITAEPDMNAWNEIANSCVVLLIQAQKSSVLNKILSSPAQLKVLFSGAGTEDDILKVDRYAAMPGQQTTLHIDRSENTRVVAIVAGYYPFPKKQHMAIVSIPVTVTSSGWWTKKWSAELAPLNIAITLGSQSITQLKKNSFSPDVQTPTEPRAVQHSPDDAFAQGEK, from the coding sequence GTGAAATCCCACCGTATCGCGCTATTACTTTTAGCCACCAGCGCACTATTAACGGGGTGTTCGAGCGAACAAACCACGACGGCGGAAACGGAACAACAGGCGATAGATCGGGTGATTGCGCCGTTTGCTCAAGGGGCGATTACCGCCAGTATCACAGCCGAACCCGACATGAACGCATGGAATGAGATAGCCAATAGCTGCGTTGTGCTTCTGATTCAGGCACAAAAATCCAGCGTGCTAAATAAGATCCTCTCCAGCCCGGCGCAGTTGAAAGTGTTGTTTAGCGGAGCCGGCACCGAAGACGACATTCTAAAGGTCGACCGCTACGCCGCAATGCCCGGTCAGCAAACGACCCTGCATATCGATCGCAGTGAAAATACCCGGGTCGTCGCCATCGTCGCGGGCTATTACCCGTTTCCGAAAAAACAGCATATGGCGATAGTAAGCATCCCCGTTACCGTAACCAGTAGCGGTTGGTGGACAAAAAAATGGTCTGCGGAACTCGCCCCGCTAAACATCGCGATTACGCTCGGTAGCCAGAGTATTACGCAGTTGAAAAAGAATTCATTTTCACCAGATGTTCAGACACCAACGGAACCTCGGGCAGTTCAACACTCGCCTGATGACGCATTCGCGCAGGGAGAAAAATAG
- the tssA gene encoding type VI secretion system protein TssA — MSSMQPEIAALLMPVSPENPAGINLEYEQIYDDIRKARESDPDYLPQDEWTIAEPRRADWHKVRSLSVTALSQKSKDLQIGCWFVEALTHLHGIEGTETGFHFLSEFITHFWFQCWPKLDGDDATFRYSKLSRLDRDISQALYTRPLLRQSESTLAHWHKVLAFEHKICTWPDSRDELIAKEGDLTMEAFDACAAAFSSIEISQIADNLERLQKQLDRLEACYFSLSQEEPHALFAQSRQTLTDIADFLQRLAQRAIPCGAETMNLNLTDVMGEPTGFSTAAPYHVPIRNQPLSRDLAISQMLSIAHFFRQTEPSSPVPFLMERAARWANMSLTEWLEEMLTDSGSLREINNVLKGQPE, encoded by the coding sequence ATGTCATCGATGCAACCAGAAATAGCCGCTCTGTTGATGCCTGTTAGCCCGGAAAATCCGGCCGGTATCAATCTTGAATATGAGCAAATTTATGATGATATTCGTAAAGCGCGCGAGAGCGATCCGGACTATCTCCCACAGGATGAATGGACGATTGCTGAACCACGCCGCGCCGACTGGCATAAAGTGCGATCGCTGAGCGTTACCGCACTCTCTCAGAAAAGCAAAGATCTACAGATCGGCTGTTGGTTTGTAGAAGCACTGACCCATTTGCATGGTATTGAAGGCACGGAAACAGGGTTCCATTTCCTGAGTGAATTTATTACCCATTTCTGGTTTCAGTGCTGGCCCAAACTTGATGGTGACGATGCCACATTTCGCTACAGTAAGCTCAGCCGTCTCGATCGCGATATTAGCCAGGCGCTTTATACCCGCCCACTGCTTCGACAATCAGAGTCTACATTGGCTCACTGGCACAAGGTCTTAGCCTTTGAGCACAAAATTTGCACATGGCCTGACTCCCGTGACGAACTGATTGCTAAAGAGGGCGATCTGACCATGGAGGCTTTCGATGCGTGTGCCGCTGCATTCTCCTCCATCGAAATCAGTCAGATAGCGGACAACCTTGAGCGCTTGCAAAAACAGCTCGATAGACTCGAGGCCTGCTATTTTTCGTTAAGCCAGGAAGAGCCACATGCCCTGTTTGCCCAAAGCCGCCAGACTCTAACCGATATTGCTGATTTTCTGCAGCGTCTGGCCCAGCGTGCAATCCCATGTGGGGCTGAAACGATGAACCTGAATTTAACTGATGTAATGGGAGAGCCCACCGGGTTTAGTACGGCAGCCCCGTATCACGTGCCGATCCGAAACCAGCCTCTTTCACGTGATCTGGCCATCAGCCAGATGTTATCGATCGCCCACTTTTTCCGGCAGACCGAGCCATCAAGCCCGGTACCCTTTTTGATGGAACGGGCCGCACGTTGGGCAAATATGTCTCTCACCGAATGGCTGGAAGAGATGCTGACCGACAGCGGAAGCCTTCGTGAAATCAATAACGTGCTAAAAGGGCAACCAGAGTGA
- the tssH gene encoding type VI secretion system ATPase TssH, producing MSSYLKRIVEKLTPESRGCLDAAVSQAISRTHHEVEVEHLLLTVIIRHSSLMEKLTLKAGLPSDTLLSVTQQMLSTLRTGNSRPPVFSPGLILWLEKAWLHASASWEQTQLTPAALLACLLDENATPQLSNSVRNALSCKQDIAEEILCTAFQSSKNATVSSVDLNQTALGKYTRNLSSQARNGELDPVLGREPEIRQMIDILLRRRQNNPILTGEPGVGKTALVEGLALRITAGNVPDVLKTMEVLTLDLGLLQAGASVKGEFENRLQALLKEIACAPQPIILFIDEAHTLIGAGGQAGQNDAANLLKPALARGEIRIVAATTWAEYKKYFEKDAALTRRFQLVQVAEPSIESATAMLRAIAPAMSRHHGVQILENAIHAAVTLSSRYIAGRQLPDKSVSLLDTACARVAVSQSHHPKEIEDINALLCNLHTERDALQKEGQHEKRLAMLALRESELRASLAHLQPLWEQQKALVQQLQESTDERAIGQWRSELSQLHETHALVFECVDATCVADVVSNWTGIPLGRMVEKENQQLSELLHRLEMRVIGQRHALSAIATQIRISSAKLNDPLKPVGVYMLAGPSGIGKTETALVLADLLYGGEQSLITINMSEYQEAHSVSGLKGSPPGYVGYGQGGVLTEAVKRNPYSVVLLDEVEKAHPDVMELFYQIFDKGIIEDAEGQLINFRNTLIIMTSNLASARITSACMEGEVSPEALCDLIRPEFDHVFRPAFMGRVKLIPYLPLQAKTLAQIIRLKLDRICQRYHSVSNDEAQLSYSESVVAWVAKLCEVNQSGARDIDQVLNQHILPLLADNLLQEKSTITGNLKIGISKDKLVTWKTHDKD from the coding sequence ATGAGCAGCTACTTGAAACGCATCGTTGAAAAATTAACCCCTGAAAGCCGGGGTTGTCTCGACGCGGCTGTCAGTCAGGCGATTTCACGCACTCACCATGAAGTTGAAGTTGAGCATCTTTTGCTGACCGTTATTATTCGCCACAGCTCGCTAATGGAAAAGCTTACACTCAAAGCAGGGCTGCCTTCTGATACTCTACTCAGCGTCACGCAACAAATGCTCAGCACATTGCGTACGGGTAACAGCCGCCCTCCAGTGTTTTCACCCGGACTTATCTTGTGGCTGGAAAAAGCCTGGCTGCACGCCAGCGCCAGTTGGGAGCAGACACAGCTTACCCCTGCGGCACTACTGGCATGTTTGCTTGATGAAAATGCCACGCCGCAGTTGTCGAATAGTGTGCGTAACGCCTTGAGCTGTAAGCAAGATATCGCTGAGGAAATTCTCTGTACCGCCTTTCAGAGCAGTAAAAATGCAACCGTCTCCTCGGTAGATCTCAACCAAACCGCACTGGGTAAATATACCCGTAACCTGAGTTCGCAAGCCCGTAATGGCGAGTTGGATCCGGTGCTGGGACGCGAACCAGAAATTCGTCAGATGATCGACATCCTGCTACGTCGCCGTCAGAACAACCCCATTCTTACCGGAGAACCGGGTGTGGGAAAAACTGCGCTGGTAGAAGGGCTGGCTCTGCGTATTACCGCCGGGAACGTTCCGGACGTTTTGAAAACAATGGAAGTATTAACGCTGGATCTTGGGCTCCTTCAGGCGGGGGCAAGTGTAAAAGGTGAATTTGAGAACCGTCTTCAGGCGCTGCTCAAAGAGATCGCCTGTGCTCCACAACCTATTATCTTGTTTATCGACGAAGCACACACGCTGATTGGTGCGGGCGGCCAAGCCGGGCAAAACGACGCGGCAAACCTGCTGAAACCCGCTCTCGCACGGGGAGAGATACGTATCGTTGCGGCAACGACGTGGGCAGAATATAAAAAGTACTTCGAAAAAGATGCCGCACTCACCCGTCGCTTCCAGTTAGTACAGGTCGCCGAACCCAGTATAGAAAGCGCTACCGCCATGCTGCGCGCCATCGCCCCTGCCATGTCACGCCACCATGGGGTGCAGATCCTCGAAAACGCGATTCATGCCGCTGTAACGCTTTCGAGTCGCTACATCGCCGGAAGACAATTACCCGACAAATCAGTCAGTTTGCTTGATACAGCCTGCGCCCGCGTAGCGGTTTCCCAGTCGCATCATCCGAAAGAGATTGAGGATATTAATGCGCTACTGTGCAATCTGCATACTGAGCGCGACGCATTGCAAAAAGAAGGCCAGCATGAAAAGCGTCTGGCCATGTTAGCGCTGCGTGAAAGTGAACTTAGAGCTTCCCTCGCTCATCTCCAGCCATTGTGGGAGCAACAAAAAGCATTGGTACAACAGTTGCAAGAAAGCACGGATGAACGCGCGATCGGTCAATGGCGTAGCGAACTCTCGCAATTACATGAAACTCACGCGTTGGTATTTGAATGCGTAGACGCCACTTGTGTCGCTGATGTGGTATCCAACTGGACGGGTATTCCTCTCGGACGCATGGTTGAAAAGGAGAATCAGCAGTTAAGCGAACTACTCCATCGCCTGGAAATGCGCGTTATTGGCCAGCGCCACGCGCTTTCTGCCATTGCTACCCAAATACGCATCAGCAGCGCCAAACTCAACGATCCCCTGAAACCTGTCGGAGTGTATATGCTGGCAGGCCCCTCCGGCATCGGAAAAACCGAAACGGCGCTGGTGCTGGCAGATTTGCTCTACGGCGGCGAACAGAGTCTGATAACCATTAACATGTCGGAATATCAGGAGGCGCATAGTGTATCCGGCCTGAAAGGCTCCCCTCCAGGCTATGTTGGTTACGGCCAAGGCGGAGTGTTGACCGAAGCGGTGAAACGTAACCCATATAGTGTCGTTCTGCTTGATGAAGTGGAAAAAGCGCATCCAGATGTGATGGAGCTGTTTTATCAGATCTTTGACAAAGGCATCATTGAAGATGCAGAAGGCCAGTTAATTAACTTTCGTAACACGCTCATTATCATGACGTCTAATCTGGCTAGCGCCAGGATCACCTCAGCCTGCATGGAAGGAGAAGTTTCACCTGAGGCGCTCTGCGATCTGATTCGTCCTGAGTTCGACCATGTTTTTCGCCCGGCATTTATGGGTCGTGTGAAGCTAATCCCTTACCTGCCTTTGCAAGCGAAAACGCTCGCGCAAATTATCAGGCTCAAATTGGATCGCATCTGCCAACGCTACCATTCCGTCAGCAACGACGAAGCACAATTAAGCTACAGCGAGAGCGTAGTAGCGTGGGTCGCGAAGCTGTGTGAGGTAAATCAGAGCGGTGCCCGCGATATCGATCAGGTACTGAACCAGCATATTCTGCCACTGTTAGCAGACAACTTGTTGCAGGAAAAAAGTACCATCACAGGTAACCTGAAGATTGGCATTAGCAAAGACAAGCTCGTGACATGGAAAACACATGACAAAGATTAA
- a CDS encoding type VI secretion protein IcmF/TssM N-terminal domain-containing protein: MTILLVWLSVLITGVVSWSALLWLTQSLKQKKTHRFLQKFRLSRREYVLFEHWKTGAAVIKRIQRKRPPIPWYLLLGDRCGKTSLLAGSNLPMFSNDVQDNAVAPTHTLRWWFFRNVCVLDLSANFLNGTPTFQRAWGKLVNWIAREPAPAGIMIGLSVTDLMNDDISVLHDKARKIRAQIEPLGRKLQRQLPLYITITQCDKFPAFSLWTKQLSPAQQQQALGYYWQTPPDIDGKDPSTLLPLFSTLKNGFDLTRISMGGESLSPEVRTELLSFPESFAQLERPLLVFLASLCEPNAYFTRTALGGVWFTASELQDKNKSRRATYFVHDLLGHHLQEFSRTRDILWLHNKRFRAVASRVLLLSCVCALGYSALRSADLMEHNTARMSSTELADLLMKNETHRNSPLLYLPFSLVLNHQHQLIEQRLQAKLPTQSHNFELMLATYQQQFMLAPAQTQRQMVLSLAQTIITRQSMREGATLQALSLRPVIPVELHLNTIDPSASPVARLALERQAMQQPAGASQLQASRQLLSRLINADRTLAWLIAPDDTLPAVQASDFWPQFPASATLSGIWTQQGQAKLTEWVDLIAQAGNKTELQPFVQTLPVLRQNAWREFLLTVIPWLQNPQPRSLSPNQLIALSQGQSPGMKLAQRIAFELDGIPTQSAQPWLLELKKLQKLSMQAGENPTFQKVKHVDATLRGGMNKWLQGGTFSATAPDSIAQTTAWQQWQKALNAAAALALNQAALSPDLTDGLFAPQAQGKNINPLVTLFASTDHLRKTLEPHSQEPGVEAVWALYQSDVSMLLSHALARSGCWINEQWQSKVLWPMRKNANGQDYEALQALTWQYLADFVRGPARGLLVVNDQGPQPGKFRGQSLPLTDEFVSLTRHLLNPEDVLDVPLRQNTQNADQLAILNDRITQLTQQQKALETKPYRVTIVSRPATVPEGARLIPTGSRLTLECQNGVNVLDSMNFAEQAQFNWSPGQCQSVKVEVKFPDFTATYSYTGDSAWPDFLQQFIRGEALLNARDFEDNTEMLTALNIKHVLLRFKISDQTVLQNAWMSWLTLNEQLTTLKEQKQALEGKLSEMEPSTALRGRLSGLPENAADCR, translated from the coding sequence GTGACCATTTTACTGGTCTGGCTGAGCGTTCTGATTACGGGCGTGGTGTCGTGGAGTGCACTGCTCTGGCTGACGCAGTCTCTTAAACAGAAAAAAACTCACCGTTTTCTTCAAAAATTCCGCTTATCACGTCGGGAATACGTGCTGTTTGAGCACTGGAAAACCGGTGCTGCGGTGATCAAGCGCATTCAACGCAAACGACCGCCTATCCCGTGGTATCTGCTGCTCGGAGACCGATGCGGAAAAACATCGTTACTGGCTGGATCAAACCTGCCGATGTTCTCTAACGATGTTCAGGACAATGCCGTGGCGCCAACCCATACGCTGCGCTGGTGGTTTTTCCGCAACGTCTGTGTGCTCGATCTTTCGGCGAATTTCCTCAACGGTACCCCCACTTTCCAGCGGGCATGGGGAAAACTGGTCAACTGGATAGCCCGTGAACCTGCGCCTGCAGGCATAATGATCGGCTTGTCGGTGACCGACTTAATGAACGACGATATTAGCGTGCTGCATGATAAAGCGCGCAAAATACGTGCTCAAATCGAACCCCTGGGGCGCAAGCTTCAGCGCCAGTTGCCGCTGTACATTACTATCACTCAGTGTGACAAGTTCCCGGCCTTCAGCCTCTGGACTAAACAACTCTCCCCCGCTCAGCAACAGCAGGCTTTAGGATATTACTGGCAGACGCCACCGGACATCGATGGCAAAGACCCTTCGACACTGCTCCCGCTTTTTTCGACGCTGAAAAATGGGTTTGATCTCACCCGAATCAGTATGGGGGGCGAATCCCTTTCGCCAGAGGTTCGTACCGAGCTGCTCTCATTTCCGGAGTCTTTCGCGCAACTGGAGAGGCCGCTGTTGGTTTTCCTGGCATCGCTTTGCGAACCTAATGCCTATTTCACTCGCACCGCATTAGGGGGGGTGTGGTTTACAGCCAGCGAGCTGCAGGATAAAAACAAAAGCCGCCGCGCAACCTATTTTGTCCACGATTTACTGGGGCACCACCTTCAGGAATTCAGCCGTACCCGTGACATTCTCTGGCTGCACAATAAAAGATTCCGTGCCGTGGCAAGCCGCGTGCTGCTGCTGAGTTGTGTCTGTGCCCTGGGATATAGCGCTCTGAGAAGTGCTGATTTGATGGAACATAATACGGCCAGAATGTCATCAACAGAGCTGGCAGATTTACTGATGAAAAACGAAACTCATCGTAATTCGCCGTTACTGTACCTGCCATTTTCGCTGGTTCTGAACCATCAACATCAGTTGATTGAACAACGTCTCCAGGCGAAGCTGCCCACGCAGTCTCACAATTTCGAGCTGATGTTGGCAACCTACCAGCAACAATTTATGCTCGCCCCTGCCCAGACTCAGCGTCAGATGGTGCTCAGTCTCGCCCAAACGATTATTACCCGGCAAAGCATGCGCGAGGGGGCCACCCTGCAAGCGCTCAGCCTGCGACCGGTCATCCCGGTTGAACTACACCTCAACACCATCGATCCCTCAGCATCCCCGGTTGCACGGCTGGCGCTGGAACGCCAGGCAATGCAGCAACCCGCCGGTGCCAGCCAACTGCAGGCATCTCGTCAGCTATTATCCAGATTGATCAACGCTGATCGGACGCTAGCGTGGCTCATCGCGCCGGATGACACCTTGCCTGCGGTTCAGGCCAGCGATTTCTGGCCACAATTCCCGGCCTCAGCCACGTTGTCAGGTATCTGGACACAGCAAGGCCAGGCGAAGCTCACTGAATGGGTCGATCTGATTGCTCAGGCAGGAAACAAAACTGAACTGCAGCCGTTTGTGCAGACTCTACCGGTCCTGCGACAAAATGCATGGCGTGAGTTTCTGCTCACCGTCATCCCGTGGCTGCAAAATCCGCAGCCTCGCTCCCTGTCGCCAAACCAGCTTATCGCACTTAGCCAGGGCCAGAGCCCAGGGATGAAACTCGCTCAGCGTATCGCTTTCGAACTTGACGGTATTCCCACACAAAGTGCCCAGCCATGGCTGCTCGAGCTGAAAAAGTTACAGAAGCTTTCGATGCAGGCTGGAGAAAATCCAACCTTCCAAAAAGTAAAACATGTTGACGCAACACTGCGAGGCGGGATGAACAAATGGTTGCAGGGTGGGACATTCTCAGCAACGGCTCCTGACAGCATTGCGCAGACCACGGCATGGCAGCAATGGCAAAAGGCGCTAAACGCGGCCGCCGCTCTGGCTCTGAATCAGGCAGCATTAAGCCCGGATCTCACCGATGGGCTTTTCGCGCCGCAAGCACAGGGCAAAAACATCAACCCATTGGTCACGCTCTTCGCCAGTACCGATCACCTACGAAAAACGTTGGAACCGCACAGTCAGGAACCCGGTGTGGAGGCGGTCTGGGCACTCTATCAAAGCGATGTCAGCATGCTGCTTTCACATGCGCTGGCTCGTTCCGGCTGCTGGATCAATGAACAGTGGCAAAGCAAAGTACTATGGCCAATGCGCAAAAATGCCAATGGACAGGATTACGAGGCTTTACAGGCGTTAACCTGGCAATATCTCGCTGATTTTGTCCGTGGACCTGCCAGGGGATTGTTAGTGGTTAATGACCAGGGGCCGCAGCCTGGCAAATTCCGCGGTCAGTCGTTACCTCTCACAGACGAGTTTGTGAGCCTCACCCGTCATCTGCTTAATCCTGAAGACGTACTTGACGTGCCACTGCGCCAAAATACTCAAAACGCAGACCAACTGGCGATACTAAACGATCGCATCACACAACTGACCCAACAGCAAAAAGCGCTGGAGACGAAACCTTACCGCGTCACTATCGTCAGCCGTCCGGCTACGGTGCCGGAAGGTGCCCGTCTGATCCCCACGGGCTCCCGCCTGACGCTGGAATGCCAGAATGGAGTCAACGTGCTCGACAGCATGAACTTTGCCGAACAGGCACAGTTTAACTGGAGCCCGGGGCAGTGCCAGAGCGTGAAGGTGGAGGTGAAATTTCCTGACTTCACAGCCACCTACAGCTATACAGGCGACAGTGCGTGGCCTGATTTCCTCCAGCAGTTTATTCGTGGTGAAGCCCTGCTTAACGCACGGGATTTCGAGGACAACACCGAGATGTTGACGGCGTTAAACATTAAACATGTGCTGTTGCGCTTTAAGATTTCCGACCAAACGGTACTGCAAAATGCATGGATGAGCTGGTTAACGCTTAATGAACAACTCACCACTCTTAAAGAACAGAAGCAGGCGCTGGAAGGGAAATTGTCCGAGATGGAACCCTCAACCGCCCTGCGCGGACGGCTCTCTGGGCTTCCGGAAAATGCGGCTGACTGCCGGTAA
- a CDS encoding DUF6931 family protein: MSDYSYPQRDAAINRPNDEQRQIIEGQWEEVITSWVQHADARSLSLWLLRNLRAMGQHNDVHLLDEMQRWYEQPDEKLRWQIFRRAETLGFDTPAGALALSLFWSQGSMSPEGLEPVYPEPHLSTEMRRCVVLMLATRNADNPAEGTQRLLTQWLNQEKA, encoded by the coding sequence ATGTCTGATTACAGCTATCCCCAGCGCGACGCGGCGATAAACAGGCCAAATGATGAGCAGCGGCAAATTATCGAGGGTCAGTGGGAAGAGGTTATTACCTCATGGGTGCAACACGCTGACGCCCGTTCATTAAGCCTTTGGTTGCTCAGGAATCTACGTGCAATGGGGCAACACAACGACGTGCATCTGCTTGACGAAATGCAACGCTGGTATGAACAACCCGATGAAAAACTGCGCTGGCAGATCTTCCGCCGCGCTGAAACTCTGGGTTTTGATACTCCTGCGGGCGCGCTCGCCCTATCGCTTTTTTGGTCGCAGGGCAGCATGAGTCCGGAAGGGTTAGAACCTGTGTATCCCGAGCCACATCTGAGCACTGAGATGCGCCGGTGCGTCGTGCTGATGCTGGCAACGCGTAATGCTGACAACCCAGCAGAGGGTACCCAGCGCTTGCTCACACAATGGCTTAATCAGGAGAAAGCGTAA
- a CDS encoding DotU family type IV/VI secretion system protein: protein MKLLDCYLPVFTLAAQFTQQPERYADYTAFRALCITQLEQAVQVAEHHEISDFERDQAFFAVVVWLDETVLCSAQSFAQSWRTDLLQRKYFQTSIGGEMFFVKLSRLREEHQQARRVFLFCLQSGFNGKYSAEEDRSSLASLIEQQRQLCLSPEWQSWPNDAEITPVNNRKRSLSSSKFTFAFSVLGLGLIYASLVLLQTLYFS, encoded by the coding sequence ATGAAACTACTCGATTGCTATCTCCCCGTTTTCACGTTGGCTGCACAATTCACGCAACAACCTGAACGTTATGCGGACTACACCGCTTTTCGCGCACTTTGTATCACCCAACTCGAACAGGCGGTACAGGTTGCGGAGCATCATGAAATTTCCGATTTTGAACGGGATCAGGCGTTCTTCGCCGTGGTCGTCTGGCTTGATGAAACCGTGCTTTGCTCAGCGCAAAGCTTTGCACAAAGCTGGCGCACAGATTTACTTCAACGCAAATATTTCCAGACATCCATCGGCGGAGAGATGTTCTTCGTAAAGTTAAGCCGTCTAAGAGAAGAACATCAGCAGGCGCGGCGTGTGTTTCTATTTTGTTTGCAAAGCGGATTTAACGGGAAATACAGCGCGGAGGAAGATCGTTCTTCACTCGCTTCGCTCATCGAACAGCAGCGCCAGCTATGCCTGTCACCAGAGTGGCAATCATGGCCCAACGATGCGGAGATCACGCCTGTCAACAACAGAAAGCGTTCGCTCTCGTCATCAAAATTCACCTTTGCATTTTCGGTACTGGGGCTGGGGTTGATTTACGCCAGTTTGGTACTTCTTCAGACTCTCTATTTTTCATAA
- a CDS encoding PAAR domain-containing protein: protein MAQPAARVSDMHVCPMVTPGLPPIPHVGGPILPPGVPTVLIGGMPAATVGSIAVCNGPPDSIVMGSVKVLIGKKPAARMGDSCAHGGTIVMGCPKVLIG from the coding sequence ATGGCGCAACCCGCAGCCCGAGTTTCAGATATGCACGTCTGTCCAATGGTCACACCCGGCTTACCGCCGATACCCCACGTAGGCGGCCCCATACTGCCGCCGGGTGTACCCACGGTCTTAATTGGCGGAATGCCTGCCGCCACTGTCGGCTCGATAGCCGTCTGCAATGGCCCACCGGACAGCATTGTCATGGGGAGTGTCAAGGTGTTAATCGGCAAAAAACCGGCCGCCCGTATGGGTGATAGCTGCGCCCACGGCGGCACTATCGTCATGGGCTGCCCTAAAGTTCTCATTGGATAA
- the tssK gene encoding type VI secretion system baseplate subunit TssK, which yields MYPEQQQIYWYSGLYLQPQHFQSVDLHHSYMLAQQRQLAQPWNVGIIQCEINHETLVDFSLKIDHLRLILPSGYYLEYPGNCLIETRQFRDAWKQREKPFTLWLALRRFDPSHPNVSTNASTSSRWVNHADDGVMKDVYHNGPESAVPRIAYNVRILSEEEKDTAIDCECLPLLQLRYDNDRVIFDPRFSPPAVTLAGSPALKNLLEGLLAELSSRAHKLEEYKRPDQLNNSAKSAGDITQLLAMRSLNRTLPLLEHYCRAPTIHPWQVYGLLVQLVGEISSFNDMCSFTGEWLDGNAPLLPYDHYQLIGCFNSVRKTLLALLNGLALEDNTYITLKSDGQKIYRGELLPGNQPSANQVLLLLRSEKMTSWLASSVVAGEFKIAPQDAINALIQHALPGITATWANPSPRGVPARKDAWYFVLDRHDDAWKRIEQQKNVAFYWADAPDDLQVQLVFMVPSQ from the coding sequence ATGTATCCTGAACAGCAGCAGATTTACTGGTATTCCGGTTTATATCTGCAACCTCAACATTTTCAGTCGGTGGATCTCCACCACAGCTACATGCTGGCACAACAGCGTCAGCTTGCGCAGCCCTGGAACGTCGGTATTATTCAGTGCGAGATCAACCATGAAACACTGGTGGATTTTTCTTTAAAAATCGACCACCTGCGTCTGATACTTCCTTCTGGCTATTATCTGGAATATCCGGGCAACTGCCTGATAGAAACGCGCCAGTTTCGCGATGCCTGGAAGCAACGCGAAAAGCCTTTCACATTGTGGCTCGCACTGCGCCGCTTCGACCCCAGCCACCCAAACGTCAGCACAAATGCAAGTACCAGCAGCCGCTGGGTCAACCATGCAGATGACGGGGTAATGAAGGACGTTTATCACAATGGTCCCGAAAGTGCCGTGCCGCGCATCGCCTACAACGTGCGTATCCTGAGCGAAGAAGAAAAAGACACCGCTATCGATTGTGAATGCCTGCCGTTGCTTCAACTGCGCTATGACAACGATCGCGTGATTTTCGATCCGCGATTTAGCCCACCCGCCGTGACGCTGGCAGGATCGCCTGCACTCAAAAATTTGTTGGAAGGCCTGCTCGCCGAACTCAGCAGCCGAGCACACAAACTTGAAGAATATAAGCGACCGGATCAGCTTAACAATAGCGCTAAAAGCGCAGGGGATATCACGCAACTGCTGGCAATGCGTTCACTCAACCGCACACTACCGCTACTTGAACATTACTGCCGAGCCCCAACGATTCACCCGTGGCAGGTTTATGGCCTGCTGGTGCAACTGGTGGGTGAAATATCATCCTTCAACGACATGTGTTCTTTTACCGGTGAATGGCTTGATGGTAACGCGCCGCTGTTACCTTACGATCACTATCAGTTGATCGGCTGTTTTAATAGTGTGAGAAAAACGCTGCTCGCCCTGCTCAATGGGCTGGCGCTGGAAGACAATACCTATATCACGCTGAAATCTGACGGTCAGAAAATTTACCGCGGCGAGCTATTACCCGGAAACCAACCCTCTGCAAACCAGGTACTGCTGTTACTGCGCTCAGAAAAAATGACGTCATGGCTTGCCAGCTCTGTGGTGGCTGGCGAGTTTAAAATTGCGCCGCAGGATGCTATCAACGCCCTGATCCAACATGCATTGCCAGGCATCACCGCAACCTGGGCCAATCCCTCCCCGCGCGGCGTTCCTGCCCGCAAAGACGCCTGGTATTTTGTGCTTGATCGGCATGACGATGCCTGGAAGCGCATCGAACAGCAGAAAAACGTCGCGTTCTACTGGGCCGATGCACCTGATGATTTGCAGGTGCAACTGGTGTTCATGGTGCCATCGCAATGA